The following are from one region of the Stigmatella ashevillena genome:
- a CDS encoding suppressor of fused domain protein: MKAPETEEDFVQWYEDCWADRDEVEYPKLFGAISEEVFTLEQTDALQAWLESELAQVQEADPNWLPLGVRVAPPSPQYPYWSYVTTGLSNPFTVAPGAEVDENAPSGIGYEMVIHTAEEAKWPVLRLLDMMAYNLVCLRAFALNHRYPVEGSLTGGETKLNGFIFVRDTSRPAEFSLPSGKVQLLTLVGATRNEMAFSRSNGMDKLMAKLVDAGTGFITHPEREEVKL, encoded by the coding sequence ATGAAAGCCCCCGAGACGGAAGAGGATTTCGTCCAGTGGTATGAGGACTGCTGGGCCGATCGCGATGAGGTGGAGTACCCGAAGCTTTTCGGAGCGATCAGCGAAGAGGTCTTCACCCTGGAACAGACGGACGCACTGCAGGCCTGGCTCGAGAGCGAGCTGGCCCAGGTGCAGGAGGCAGACCCGAACTGGCTTCCCCTGGGCGTGCGCGTGGCGCCGCCCAGCCCGCAGTACCCCTACTGGTCGTACGTCACGACCGGCCTGTCCAACCCCTTCACCGTGGCCCCCGGCGCGGAGGTGGACGAGAACGCGCCCAGCGGCATCGGCTACGAGATGGTCATCCACACGGCCGAGGAGGCGAAGTGGCCGGTGCTCCGGCTGCTGGACATGATGGCCTACAACCTCGTGTGCCTGCGCGCCTTCGCCCTCAACCACCGCTACCCGGTGGAGGGCTCGCTCACAGGCGGAGAGACGAAGCTGAACGGCTTCATCTTCGTGCGAGACACCTCGCGCCCGGCCGAGTTCAGCCTGCCCTCGGGCAAGGTGCAGCTCTTGACGCTGGTGGGGGCCACGCGCAACGAGATGGCCTTCAGCCGCTCCAACGGCATGGACAAGCTGATGGCCAAGCTCGTCGATGCGGGCACGGGCTTCATCACCCACCCAGAGCGGGAAGAAGTGAAGCTGTAG
- a CDS encoding serine/threonine protein kinase produces the protein MPPMKEMFSLFLVTVTSLGLGCTGTGVSIRPDGSPGPQACPEKALETMKILRLRPGDSSTVELDANQSGQSPISVNDGPVESILKEDFGYLPPVTRLYGQIWTGGPNVVIRYYEARPPDGERILICAVARLGRGGLLKKPGPRPGSAVLDFSRSGVYIVDDFR, from the coding sequence ATGCCCCCGATGAAAGAGATGTTCTCCTTGTTCCTGGTGACCGTGACGTCCCTGGGCCTCGGCTGCACGGGGACCGGTGTCTCGATACGTCCAGATGGAAGTCCTGGCCCCCAGGCGTGCCCGGAAAAGGCGCTGGAGACGATGAAGATCTTGCGGCTTCGGCCGGGCGACAGTTCAACAGTAGAACTCGACGCCAATCAGAGTGGCCAGAGTCCAATCTCGGTCAATGACGGCCCGGTTGAGAGCATCTTGAAGGAGGATTTCGGGTACCTGCCTCCTGTGACGCGCCTGTACGGACAGATCTGGACGGGAGGACCGAACGTGGTCATCCGGTACTACGAAGCCCGTCCTCCCGATGGGGAGCGCATTCTGATTTGTGCCGTGGCCCGCTTGGGACGGGGTGGGTTGCTGAAGAAGCCGGGCCCGCGTCCCGGAAGTGCCGTGCTCGACTTCTCGCGCTCAGGTGTCTACATCGTTGATGACTTTCGCTGA
- a CDS encoding DUF2381 family protein, whose translation MKTYQARWMVQVALSSLLWAASAADAQAQLCQPNMSDSPMPRRVFLSTQPKDGAAELYVAGGVATLLRLPVAADPVGTRLLGWEGRFEPLLLGGRSVVLVPLQNLAPEDRFMLLVTLADGRELPFTVTSSSARVDGQVDIYIDPESPEAVRTVLEEKRQEVRSLKAENHRQREEGTSVDHALAALLARNEVAMTPFIEDDKWLLSEEGLDVEVTVFVSKRKKAVNRKAAVVLKVTNKDAVRPWVLQEARLTTWATREQRPFALRTTPSPVAPGESARIAVVTDFASFDSGTGTDKLVLEIFRDGGHRQVYVELVPKERR comes from the coding sequence ATGAAGACGTACCAAGCCAGATGGATGGTGCAAGTGGCCCTGAGTTCCCTCCTATGGGCGGCTTCGGCTGCGGACGCTCAGGCTCAGCTGTGCCAGCCGAACATGAGCGACTCGCCGATGCCGAGGCGTGTCTTTCTCTCGACGCAGCCGAAGGACGGAGCGGCGGAGCTTTACGTTGCCGGGGGAGTGGCAACCCTGCTTCGGCTTCCGGTTGCAGCCGACCCTGTCGGGACAAGACTCTTGGGTTGGGAGGGCCGGTTCGAGCCTTTGCTGCTGGGCGGCAGGTCCGTTGTGCTCGTGCCGCTCCAGAACCTTGCCCCGGAAGATCGCTTCATGCTGCTGGTGACGCTCGCGGACGGCAGAGAGCTTCCCTTCACCGTGACCTCCTCCTCCGCCAGGGTGGATGGTCAGGTCGACATCTACATCGATCCTGAGTCGCCAGAAGCCGTGAGAACGGTGTTGGAAGAGAAGCGCCAGGAGGTTCGCTCGCTCAAGGCCGAGAACCACCGTCAGCGCGAGGAAGGTACCTCGGTCGATCATGCCCTCGCGGCTCTCCTGGCAAGGAACGAGGTGGCGATGACTCCGTTCATTGAGGATGACAAGTGGCTGCTGAGCGAAGAGGGGCTCGACGTAGAGGTCACCGTGTTCGTCTCCAAGAGGAAGAAGGCGGTCAACAGGAAGGCGGCGGTCGTCCTCAAGGTGACGAACAAGGATGCCGTGAGACCGTGGGTACTTCAGGAGGCGCGGCTCACGACCTGGGCGACCCGGGAGCAGAGGCCCTTTGCCCTGAGAACAACGCCATCTCCCGTGGCTCCGGGAGAGTCCGCCCGCATCGCGGTGGTCACGGACTTCGCTTCATTCGATTCGGGGACGGGTACCGACAAACTCGTCCTGGAGATTTTCAGGGACGGGGGGCACAGACAGGTCTACGTCGAACTGGTGCCCAAGGAGCGGCGGTAG
- a CDS encoding DUF2243 domain-containing protein → MTAVRRGPLVAAGGLLGVGLGGFVDGILLHQLLQWHNMLSSVLPPDDLVSAKVNMFWDGLFHALTWLMTAGGLGLLWRAGQRAEVPWSTRTFVGALLGGWGLFNAVEGLIDHQLLGVHHVKPGPHQLAWDLGFLAFGLLLLVGGGELIRAGREDRTPRGGPASS, encoded by the coding sequence ATGACCGCGGTGAGGAGGGGGCCGCTGGTGGCGGCGGGAGGCTTGCTGGGGGTGGGGTTGGGCGGGTTCGTAGATGGAATCCTCCTGCACCAGCTCCTCCAGTGGCACAACATGCTCTCCAGCGTCCTGCCCCCGGACGACTTGGTGAGCGCCAAGGTGAACATGTTCTGGGATGGCCTCTTCCACGCCCTTACCTGGCTGATGACGGCCGGCGGCCTGGGGCTGCTGTGGCGCGCGGGCCAGCGCGCGGAGGTGCCCTGGTCCACGCGGACGTTCGTGGGCGCGCTGCTGGGAGGTTGGGGCCTGTTCAACGCCGTGGAGGGGCTCATCGACCACCAACTCCTCGGCGTTCACCACGTCAAGCCCGGCCCGCACCAGCTGGCGTGGGATCTGGGCTTCCTGGCCTTTGGGCTGTTGCTGCTCGTGGGCGGCGGGGAGCTGATCCGCGCGGGACGCGAGGACCGCACCCCGCGCGGAGGCCCGGCTTCCAGCTAA
- a CDS encoding ricin-type beta-trefoil lectin domain protein yields the protein MTRKLNALSTVTALFAGLATVHGLPATAEAAPSEKTVAAQDVSPQMLAAMQRDLGLTEAQVHRRLAFEAMAARLETRLSKELGTTFGGAWLNEDGSQLIVGITDEASAALVRLAGAEPRLVARSKAQLERVMEELDRNAAHASPSIHTWYIDLPTNSVVVTAEDSGMSKSRAESFIALSSGAKDGTLRLVRSAEAPRPLYDTRGGDAYYPGNARCSIGFPVNGGFVTAGHCGGVGTNTSGSNGVAQGTVRGSSFPNDDYGWVQTNGSWASQPWVNNYAGGVDVVAGSNEAGVGASICRSGSTTGKRCGSIQAKNVTVNYSNGPVYGLTQTNICAEPGDSGGSWLSGNQAQGVTSGGSGNCTSGGTTFFQPVNEILGVYGLSLTTSGGSGKAFVSRFNGRCIDVPNASFSDGIQLQMWDCNGTAAQQWTFVGNTVQIGGKCLDVSGGATANGTAIQLWTCNGTAAQTFTLSGAGDLVSYLANKCVDISEGNPNLGAKLHLWECVGAANQKWDYR from the coding sequence ATGACTCGAAAGCTCAACGCGCTCTCCACCGTGACGGCCCTTTTCGCTGGCCTTGCCACCGTTCACGGCCTGCCCGCCACCGCCGAGGCCGCTCCCTCCGAGAAGACCGTGGCCGCTCAGGATGTGTCCCCCCAGATGCTCGCCGCGATGCAGCGAGACCTCGGCCTCACCGAGGCGCAGGTCCACCGCCGTCTGGCCTTCGAGGCGATGGCGGCTCGCCTCGAGACCCGCTTGAGCAAAGAACTGGGCACCACCTTCGGCGGTGCATGGCTGAATGAGGACGGCTCCCAGCTCATCGTCGGCATCACCGATGAGGCCAGCGCCGCCCTGGTCCGCCTCGCGGGCGCTGAGCCCCGCCTCGTGGCTCGCAGCAAGGCCCAGCTCGAGCGCGTCATGGAGGAGCTGGACCGCAATGCCGCCCACGCCTCCCCCTCCATCCACACCTGGTACATCGACCTGCCCACCAACAGCGTCGTCGTGACCGCCGAGGACTCGGGCATGTCCAAGTCCCGCGCCGAGTCCTTCATCGCCCTCAGCAGCGGCGCCAAGGATGGCACCCTCCGCCTGGTCCGCTCGGCCGAGGCCCCCCGCCCGCTGTATGACACGCGCGGCGGAGATGCCTACTACCCTGGCAACGCGCGCTGTTCGATTGGCTTCCCCGTCAACGGCGGCTTCGTCACCGCCGGCCACTGCGGCGGGGTGGGCACCAACACCTCCGGCTCGAACGGCGTCGCCCAAGGCACTGTGCGTGGCTCGTCCTTCCCCAACGATGATTACGGCTGGGTGCAGACCAACGGCTCCTGGGCCTCGCAGCCGTGGGTGAACAACTACGCGGGCGGCGTTGACGTCGTCGCGGGCTCCAACGAGGCGGGCGTCGGCGCCTCCATCTGCCGGTCCGGCTCCACCACCGGCAAGCGCTGTGGCTCCATCCAGGCCAAGAACGTCACCGTCAACTACTCCAACGGCCCCGTCTATGGCCTCACCCAGACCAACATCTGCGCGGAGCCCGGTGACTCGGGCGGCTCGTGGCTCTCCGGCAACCAGGCGCAGGGCGTGACGTCGGGCGGCTCGGGCAACTGCACCTCGGGCGGCACCACGTTCTTCCAGCCGGTCAACGAGATCCTCGGCGTCTACGGCCTCTCGCTCACGACGAGCGGCGGCAGTGGCAAGGCCTTCGTCTCGCGCTTCAACGGCCGGTGCATCGACGTGCCCAACGCGAGCTTCTCGGATGGCATTCAGCTCCAGATGTGGGACTGCAATGGCACCGCCGCCCAGCAGTGGACCTTCGTCGGCAACACCGTGCAGATCGGCGGCAAGTGCCTGGATGTGTCCGGAGGGGCAACGGCCAACGGCACGGCCATCCAGCTGTGGACGTGCAATGGCACGGCCGCCCAGACCTTCACGCTGAGCGGCGCGGGGGACCTGGTCAGCTACCTGGCCAACAAGTGCGTGGATATCAGCGAGGGCAACCCCAACCTCGGCGCCAAGCTGCACCTCTGGGAGTGCGTCGGGGCGGCCAATCAGAAGTGGGATTACCGCTAG